One genomic window of Ruminococcus gauvreauii includes the following:
- a CDS encoding cobyrinate a,c-diamide synthase, whose translation MRLPRFLITAAASGSGKTLITCGILQLLKNRGYQVTSFKCGPDYIDPMFHSKVIGMKSRNLDPFFADRGTLRGLMEKNAQGSDIAVVEGVMGYYDGLAGISVKGSAWDVADETDTPAVFLVNCKGMSLSVIPYLKGFLEYQRDSHIKGVILNQLSPMMYERLREQIEEELPIKVCGYVPYVKDCTLESRHLGLVMPDEIDDLRQNLMELAGILEKSLDVDALLSIAGSAPEISGKELRPPAGAGDTVRIALASDEAFCFFYEDNLQLLREMGAELVPFSPIHDKALPADVCGLLLHGGYPELFAGELSENKGMRMQIRDAVLGGLPCMAECGGFMYLHDRMQGHDGSCHDMAGVIEGTVYKTSRLRRFGYITLSGGTVFGKDIGTLRSHEFHYYDSENCGDAFLAEKPLSDRSFRCLHSTDTLFAGYPHMYYYSNIKLPEAFLATCMERKNRG comes from the coding sequence ATGAGACTCCCCAGATTTCTGATCACAGCGGCGGCGAGCGGGAGCGGTAAGACGCTGATCACCTGCGGGATTCTGCAGCTTCTAAAGAACCGCGGATATCAGGTGACTTCCTTCAAGTGCGGACCGGATTATATCGATCCGATGTTTCACAGCAAGGTCATCGGCATGAAAAGCCGGAATCTGGATCCCTTCTTCGCGGACCGCGGGACGCTGCGTGGGCTGATGGAGAAAAATGCACAGGGAAGCGATATCGCAGTGGTGGAAGGCGTGATGGGATATTATGACGGTCTTGCCGGAATCTCGGTGAAGGGCAGCGCATGGGACGTAGCGGATGAGACAGATACTCCCGCTGTGTTTCTGGTGAACTGCAAGGGAATGAGTCTGTCGGTGATACCATATCTCAAGGGCTTTCTCGAATATCAGCGGGACAGCCACATCAAAGGCGTGATTCTGAACCAGCTTTCGCCCATGATGTATGAGCGCCTCAGGGAGCAGATCGAAGAGGAGCTTCCAATCAAAGTGTGCGGCTACGTGCCTTACGTAAAAGACTGTACGCTGGAAAGCCGCCATCTCGGTCTTGTGATGCCGGACGAAATCGATGACCTGCGGCAGAACCTGATGGAACTGGCTGGTATTCTCGAGAAAAGCCTCGATGTCGATGCGCTGCTTTCCATCGCTGGGAGTGCTCCGGAGATATCAGGTAAGGAGCTTCGGCCGCCGGCAGGGGCTGGAGATACGGTCAGGATCGCACTTGCGTCGGATGAAGCGTTTTGCTTTTTCTACGAAGACAACCTGCAGCTTCTGCGGGAGATGGGCGCCGAGCTCGTGCCGTTCTCTCCAATTCATGATAAGGCGCTGCCGGCAGACGTCTGCGGGCTGCTTCTGCATGGAGGGTATCCGGAGCTGTTTGCGGGAGAGCTTTCGGAGAATAAAGGTATGCGCATGCAGATTCGTGATGCTGTACTTGGCGGTCTTCCGTGCATGGCGGAGTGTGGAGGCTTTATGTATCTGCATGACAGGATGCAGGGACATGACGGGAGCTGCCACGACATGGCAGGTGTCATAGAGGGAACTGTATATAAAACATCGCGCCTGCGGCGATTCGGATACATTACGCTGTCGGGGGGGACTGTATTCGGAAAAGATATCGGAACACTCCGTTCTCACGAATTTCATTATTACGATTCTGAAAACTGCGGGGATGCATTTTTAGCGGAGAAACCGCTGTCTGACAGGAGCTTTCGATGCCTCCACAGCACAGACACCCTGTTTGCCGGCTATCCCCATATGTATTATTACAGCAATATAAAGCTGCCGGAGGCATTTCTTGCAACGTGCATGGAAAGGAAGAACAGAGGATGA
- a CDS encoding bifunctional cobalt-precorrin-7 (C(5))-methyltransferase/cobalt-precorrin-6B (C(15))-methyltransferase → MSEVLIFAGTLEGRTIAEFLSKYHIETYVCVATQYGESLLPKGGSLKISHERLDRDQMKALMERENPRVVIDATHPYAAEVTANIRLACEAAKKPYLRLLRSGHQVNDKDVVYVDSVADAVAYLQNTQGNVLATTGSKELAEYTKLADYRERVYARVLSLPEVAVSCAGLGFEGKHLICMQGPFSKELNIAMLRQLDCRYLVTKESGNTGGFLEKYEAARQTGATLVLIGRPLREEGMTLAQCRQHLRELFCIPVERRITLVGIGMGPVNNMTKEAYETCREAQLLIGARRMTQKIAEASQEVFHAYRPQEIADYIDAHPEFEKIAIALSGDVGFYSGAKKLLEVLPDGCELIPGVSSMIYFLAQLKKPWEDVTPCSMHGRSVNIVSMVKECPKVFAIVGDETGIGTLCTRLCGYGLGDVRVSVGERLAYPNEQIWTGTAEEFSGCKTDALSVVLIENEKAADHIVTHGIPDSEFLRDKAPMTKEEIRDISLSKLRLKKDSVIYDVGAGTGSVSVEMALKAACGHVYAIEKKPEAVALLHRNKEKFAVDHLEIIEGLAPHACEELPAPTHAFIGGSSGNLKEIMQQLLSKNPSVRMVINCITLETVAEALDAVKTLPVTDIDIASVSIGKSKSVGRYHMMMGQNPVYVISCEGGEAL, encoded by the coding sequence ATGTCTGAAGTCCTGATTTTTGCAGGTACGCTGGAGGGGCGAACCATTGCGGAATTCTTAAGCAAATATCATATTGAGACATACGTCTGTGTTGCAACACAGTACGGCGAAAGTCTGCTTCCAAAAGGAGGAAGCCTGAAGATTTCCCATGAGCGTCTGGATCGGGACCAGATGAAAGCGCTTATGGAGCGGGAAAATCCCCGGGTGGTGATCGACGCAACCCATCCGTATGCGGCGGAAGTGACTGCCAATATCCGTTTGGCCTGTGAGGCGGCCAAGAAGCCGTATCTGCGTCTGCTGCGCAGCGGTCATCAGGTAAATGACAAGGATGTCGTATATGTGGACAGTGTTGCGGATGCGGTTGCTTACCTGCAGAATACGCAGGGAAATGTTCTTGCGACGACGGGAAGTAAAGAGCTGGCAGAATATACGAAGCTTGCGGATTACCGGGAACGCGTCTATGCGAGAGTACTTTCACTCCCTGAAGTTGCGGTATCGTGCGCAGGGCTTGGGTTTGAAGGGAAACACCTGATCTGTATGCAGGGACCTTTTTCGAAGGAGCTCAATATCGCGATGCTCAGACAGCTGGACTGCAGATATCTCGTCACAAAAGAATCCGGGAATACCGGGGGCTTTCTGGAAAAGTATGAGGCTGCACGCCAGACAGGGGCGACTCTGGTGCTGATCGGACGCCCGCTCCGTGAGGAGGGAATGACGCTCGCGCAGTGCAGGCAGCACCTGAGGGAACTATTTTGTATTCCCGTGGAACGCAGGATCACGCTTGTGGGTATCGGCATGGGTCCTGTGAACAATATGACGAAGGAGGCGTACGAGACCTGCAGGGAAGCGCAGCTGCTGATCGGGGCAAGGCGTATGACACAGAAGATCGCAGAAGCGTCACAGGAAGTATTTCATGCATACCGTCCCCAGGAGATTGCCGATTATATTGATGCTCATCCGGAATTCGAAAAGATTGCCATCGCATTGTCGGGGGATGTCGGCTTTTACAGCGGGGCGAAGAAACTGCTGGAAGTATTGCCGGATGGCTGCGAACTGATTCCGGGCGTTTCTTCGATGATCTATTTTCTGGCACAGCTTAAAAAACCGTGGGAGGACGTGACACCCTGCAGTATGCACGGGCGGTCTGTCAACATCGTCAGCATGGTGAAAGAATGCCCGAAGGTATTTGCCATCGTCGGAGACGAGACCGGCATCGGCACATTGTGCACCAGACTGTGCGGATACGGCCTGGGAGATGTGAGAGTCTCTGTCGGAGAACGGCTCGCGTACCCGAATGAACAGATCTGGACAGGCACTGCGGAGGAATTCTCGGGATGTAAGACGGATGCACTCAGCGTTGTGCTGATCGAGAATGAGAAAGCGGCCGATCATATCGTCACACACGGGATACCGGACAGTGAATTCCTTCGTGATAAGGCTCCGATGACGAAAGAAGAGATCCGTGACATTTCCCTGTCAAAGCTGAGGCTGAAGAAAGATTCGGTCATCTATGACGTGGGAGCGGGTACGGGTTCCGTATCGGTGGAAATGGCTTTAAAAGCTGCCTGCGGACATGTCTATGCGATTGAGAAGAAACCGGAGGCGGTAGCGCTGCTTCACAGAAATAAAGAGAAATTTGCGGTGGATCATCTGGAGATCATAGAAGGCCTGGCTCCCCATGCCTGCGAAGAGCTTCCCGCACCGACACATGCATTTATCGGAGGTTCTTCCGGCAATCTGAAAGAGATTATGCAGCAGCTGCTTTCGAAAAATCCGTCTGTGCGTATGGTCATCAACTGTATTACGCTGGAGACGGTTGCCGAGGCGCTCGATGCTGTCAAAACACTTCCGGTGACGGATATTGACATTGCATCGGTGAGCATCGGCAAGTCCAAAAGTGTTGGCAGGTATCATATGATGATGGGACAGAATCCTGTCTATGTCATCTCCTGTGAAGGAGGCGAGGCGCTATGA
- the cobJ gene encoding precorrin-3B C(17)-methyltransferase encodes MNKLYVVGIGPGEYEQMTIKAAEALRASDTIIGYTVYVDLVKNHFPGKDFMTTPMTKEVERCDLAFQEAMKGKTVSMICSGDAGVYGMSGLMYEVGVNYPEVELEVIPGVTAATGGAAVLGAPLIHDFCLISLSDLLTPWEKIEKRLLNAAEADFVICLYNPSSKKRHDYLRKACDLMMRFKKEDTVCGIVGNIGRDGEEMKVMTLKELKDTSVDMFTTVFIGNSQTKELGGKMVTPRGYRNV; translated from the coding sequence TTGAATAAATTATATGTGGTGGGTATCGGTCCCGGAGAGTACGAACAGATGACGATCAAGGCAGCGGAGGCGCTTCGCGCCAGCGACACCATTATCGGCTATACGGTGTACGTTGACCTTGTAAAAAATCATTTTCCGGGCAAAGACTTTATGACAACGCCGATGACGAAGGAAGTGGAGCGCTGCGACCTGGCGTTTCAGGAAGCGATGAAAGGAAAGACGGTGTCCATGATCTGCAGCGGGGATGCCGGTGTGTACGGGATGTCCGGACTCATGTATGAGGTCGGGGTGAATTATCCGGAAGTTGAGCTGGAGGTCATACCTGGGGTAACAGCCGCGACGGGCGGCGCTGCCGTGCTGGGAGCACCGCTGATCCATGATTTCTGTCTGATCAGCCTGAGTGACCTGTTGACACCGTGGGAGAAGATCGAAAAACGTCTTCTGAATGCCGCGGAGGCGGATTTTGTGATCTGCCTGTACAATCCTTCCAGCAAAAAAAGACATGATTATCTGCGGAAAGCGTGTGATCTGATGATGCGATTCAAGAAAGAAGACACGGTCTGCGGAATCGTCGGAAATATCGGACGTGACGGAGAAGAGATGAAAGTGATGACGTTAAAAGAGCTTAAGGATACGAGTGTCGATATGTTTACGACGGTATTTATCGGAAACTCACAGACGAAGGAACTGGGCGGAAAAATGGTGACTCCAAGAGGGTATCGGAATGTCTGA